tctccctttgtgccatagaaatagtagaagtcagtagaggctgccaatcttctctgcGATGGtcttgcttgtttgtttatggtactTACACTAATCTCTCACAATTCatttggtaatgatttattgatgtttataAGCCATATCTGGCACCTTCAAATCTACTCACAATGATTTGGGATGGTGGAGCCCCAGCCGCTGACGTGGCATTTCTCTCCAGGCTGCGGGCAGCGTGTgggcagggggaggggctgGACGAACCGGGTGAGGCGGGCCGGCTCCGCCAGGCGGACCATGGTGAGGCTGTGGAGGGGTGACCGGTAGGGGCTGTGACGGATCACATCGGCCACCTGAATGTGCTGCTCTGTCCCCTCCTCCACGGTCAGGTCATGTTCCCCCAGAGATGCCACAGTATGATAGGGACTGCAGaggatagaagaggagaggagagggtgggggaAAGGCgtgagagaagagcagaggaagagaggcgaGGAATGGGGGAGTGAAGAGGCAAAGAAAATAGGCTTTAATGTGTGGAGCGAAGGTGTGGACCCGGAAGACGTGAACTTATGACCTAGAAACAGCAAAGCTCAGGCAAGGAtgagacagagacggacagcAGGTAAAGGTTTGGGTTTAATTAAGCAGGCACACAAGTGAAAGACAGTTTGCAGTGGTTCTGCCTACAATATATAGTGGTTCTGACTGATGCTGACTACCTAAAAATGTCATAATTACTAAGGTAAACAAGTTTGTTCAGTCTGTATACACATCTGAGTATGTGTGGTGTGATTGCCTCATCTGCTGACACAGGAGAGTATTAAGATGTTATGCTCTCTGGATAAGATGACGGATCAGTACAGCGTGTGTGTACAGTGCTACAGAATGGTGTAAACAGCTGATAACAGTGTGTGACCTATTCATGACAGGCTTTGTGAGAGACCAAAATATATGCAAAACATGCCGAATTTTGAATCCCTTCAGGAGGATAAACAAAAACTGGTTGAACCACTggaagagataaagacagaagGTCATACTGAAAAAGCTGGAGCAATTTAATTAATGATAGAAGTAGTGAGGAGTAAATAATACAAGGCGACCCTTGTTGAATTCTTAAAGGACAGAATATACTGTTAGTCTGAGGATCTGGGCTAGGTTTCACAAAGACAAATGTGATTATATTACAAAGACGTTCTTGGGAAATTGGGCCAATATAAAATAACAGTgttgctgtcagatgaaaacattGCTTGCTCCAAAGGTAAATTTTTCAGGAGCTTTTTCAGGAAGAAAAACCGGAACCTTTtacatgaaatgtgttttgaattacTTTGAAGGGTCATAAAACTTACTCAGCACATAAAAGATTATGCAAACTTGCAATTCATGGAAAAAAGaagacaaccccccccccaccaccaccaccaccaccaaaatTGACGTTTCgtggttttcacatgacatcaGCAATAGgtgcactaccagtcaaaagtttggaccaaCCTGATTGAATATACCATGTTTttccattatcttaaagccattttgaactcaaggcttatgcttaaatgcttgaaatttgtttttttatacaaatataaaaaatataaatataaatataaaaaagttgatgcctgtgtatgaatttctttccaaagcctttgcctttccatcaaggcaaagggttgctactttaaaaaaaatctagaataaagatagttttgattttttttaacactttttttggtcactacaTAATTCCATTtatgttatttcacagtttcgatgtctttactattattctaaaatgtgtaaatagtagaaataaagaaaaatgtgtgtgtccaaactattgactggtagtgtaagtaTTCATTGGGCACTACCAGTCAGCAGTACCTACCTGGCCTGAAACCCACAGCCTGAGGTTACTATCCACCACTTGTTGATAAGGGCCCCACTGCAGGTTGCTCCCCCGCCATGCAGATTGACCTGCCAGGGTCTGGAGTGAGGCTGGCACACCTTGTCATCCTCGACAGGAGCCGCTCCTGTAATACACCAGCGAGAACCAGGATAAACCAGCTGGCTATTGCAATATTTAGTTAAGGACATTTAGGCAATCCATGGGAAATACTTACCTGTGAGCCCCAAAGCAATCACCAGCAGCAGTATCCTCATGCTGTTGTATTCTTCTATAGTTTATAGTGTGTGATTACAATTTGATCCATATGACACTTTTAAACCTGTACATGGGCTTTTTATAGGGCAATGGGAGGAACACACTGTTTTATTACTATTCAGCATCATTTCCCACTCACCCTTACCTTCGTCATACTATAACCTTATCAGAGCAATTCTCGGCACCTTggtttacaataagggtcaggGAACGGGACGCACCTTatttactgtgttactgtgcaCTTACCGAAGAAATGTGAGACAGACAATGTGTATTATGCTGGAAATGAAATGTCTCAAAGTGACACAGTTCTGTCATTGCCCACTCCAAGGACTCAGACACCACTGTAACAAATACAGAAGATATTGGTTTCAAAGGAGAGGCATAATAGAGGATTTCATTTACGCTTTCTGTGTTTCGGTGAAGTGTATGTCTCATTTCACAGAttaaagaacaacaaaaacctGGAGCACAGAGATTCTCTTGGCTCAGCGGACTATATTAAAACCGTTTTTTATAGTGTGCATTTTATATGTGCACTCTAAAATGGACAATGCTGTCATTGATGAATGAATAGGTCTTTGCAGcgccacaaaaaaaaattgtaaaagaGAGATCAGACTGGAGATATTATTCCTACCACTACTGATAAAGTTAATATTTCACCATGATGCAATTTCAAAAGGCTTGTCCTAATACCACCAAATGTCACAGATTGCACAACTCTGACTGGCTTCCAGTACCTTGACTTGTGGGTTGGGACACAAAGTACTTGTTaagctgtttgtttttcaaaattaatgATCAGAATCCATTTTGGTTTcagatttctttctttgttttgatttcctTTCATTCCTTGAGCAAAAAGTCGACACGCATGTTGGTTACATCTCTTTGGTCTTGTACTGTGGCTCCTGGGTAAGCATGTCTTTGGTAAACAAGATGGTTTTTGAATTCAAATTCATCACTTTGTTTTGTGTAGCCTCAAAAGAAACCACACATTGCACATTTCTGCATTAATTAGACATCAGAAACTCATCACTGGTTGTCAGAACCCACAAAAAGTCTTTGCAGTCTTTGCTGTTTattcctctctgcttcttcaCACTCACATGTTACcatattgatattttcttttcattcatgATTAATCGCGAGTACAGCCTATATTCTGGAGTTGCCTCGGTTGATGAAAGGCTTGTGCCTTGTTGTGGATTCATACAGAGATAAACATGTGATCCTTTGCATCAATGCAGTGAAAGTGAATTCAGTACTCACAGGACTGCATTCACAGTACTGCTAGTCCCCTGGAATAATATTGAGCAATTTACTATGTTAAACATaattcatatttcatgcttcAATTTCCAATGACTACAGACACCACTTTtgtataaatattttatttcaagATATGCAACATAAATATTTCAATTTATTCAGACGTGGGATGACCATGAAGTCTGAGTCAATcgtgtgaaaagaaaaataccacTAGGTGGCGCTAGATTATTAAATTAATTGTGTTATTTTCCCGGTTGTGAGACACATGGACAAATCCATTGTAAACGGTAAGGTGCTGTGTGCTCCTTTGCTTGTGCTCGCTCGGTAATTCTCTCCACTTTCCTCTGTGCAAGCTTTTGGTTGATTTTTTAAAGTGTTAGAGTCCCAGTAAGGTGGTTATCCTCATTTACCACCAGTGCAGTGGCTCAAGGATGCACAGCAAAGAGCTCGGTCCAATGTTCTCGTCTGATGAAGATGCTGTCTGAGGCTGCAGAGGCTTGGGTGAGGTGAGATACGGCCGGTTCGGAGAGTGAAATGAGGTTTGAGGCTTTAGGTCTTGTGGGGCTTGAAAGGTTTTGGCTTAAAGTTCTTATGAGAGACTGAGCTGTTTCCACAAGGGACAGCAGCTGTCATGAAGGATACTGGAGGACACTGGAAATCAGTTTTGGGGGTAGAAGATGTGGTAAAGCTGGTCCTGCAGGATGCCAGTGTAGGTGCTCACAGCTTTGGTAGTCTCCTCGAAAAGGTTCCTATGGGCGACACACAAAAAGAGAACAGATTTAAATATGAACAAATGCTTTAATTCATGGTTTTGTTGCATTATTGCTTTGCCAGCTGTAATGGGTGTAAATATGTGCAATCGCTGCGTGATTGCACACACCGCACTGCATTACAAGAATCTGCATTTTGTGTCTCTTACTTGGCCTTCTCCTCCAGCTTCATGCCCTTGATGCTTTCCAGGTAGTTGGAGGCGGTGTTGACGGACTGCTCATAGTAGGACTTGACGGTATCTGTGATCCTGGCCAGggtgccctcctcctcctctgcagcagcCTGCCTCGGCACACGGAAGCTTTCAGCACCTACACAAAGCAGGTCAGAGGTGCCGTAAGGTCAAAGTTGGCCAGAGTGTATCATCAAATCACCCTCTTCTGAATTAAGCTTCGTTGATTTCGGTCTGAGAGAATGCACTTACTGAGCGCCAAGAGTGCAACCAGCACGGTGATGACCAACAGCTTGTTCATGGTGTCACTCAGGATCTGTGAATAGAGAGGGAACAGAGCTTTAGTCAGCTAATGCTTACCTCACCTTATCCACTAGGGTGAGACACAGTGTCATAGATTCTCTTGACGATGTGTAGTCGAGAGATTTGTGTTGATTCTGAGTGTCTGAAATGTgctcctccattttttttttctcttgataAAAGACAGCAAAATTCTTATTGTCAGCCTCATTTAACATAGAGCTTGTTCcttgaaaaatacattaaattccCTTTCACCTCTTTTCATTTCCCAGTCGCCTACCATAAATCTTCTGCACATTTCTATCACTATTACATTCTATTCCACTTAGTAAACAGCAAGGAAATGCGGCAGTActcactgtctctcctctccggAAATGACTGTGATGAAGAAAACAGAGTAAGAGGCACAGCTGACCCAACCTGTATATATAGGAGTGCGAATGTGTTGACATGTCGTTCCCAGGGCCAAAGTGCACTCTGTGGGAGATAAACCCCTGCTGTTGTCTGCCCTGTCTGTGGGAGTATGTGTGGCATTGTGTTTTGATAAAACAGTAAGTGTGACTATCTATATAAACATGGGCAGGGTGGGTAAAGTGTCGTGGGGCTTCGAGGGTCATCAACAGCCAGTTCAAAAGTTACTCTGATTTGATTTCATTAGCACAGGGGTTGAAAGGGCGGGTCATCTTGGCAAATTTCCCACCAATTCTGTGTTAATTATGGAACCTGATTGTGAATGCATTGCAGTAAATCAATCTTTTTTCCACTGATTAGTGCATAAGTTAATTCGTGCAATATATCCCTTGCCCTGCTCACAGCCTCCATAAGGACTCTCTTGTTACTTGCATAACGGTGATGATTCGTTCATGTCTCAATAAGATAGTCCTAAGTCCTACAAAGACAGTCCCAAGTCTAGAGAGTCTTGAACACGTCATCCTGGCTCATATAGGTCAGAAACACCGGCTACTTCAAGTTCTGAAATATACAGGCCAGCTAGATTAGATTTATTGCACGCCAATCAAATGGCAACTTGCAGCGCTTTTTTGTGTGGATGTTCCAAGGTTGCCTGAGATTTCCTTGACGGATCAGAAAAACCCTCTCACATCAGTGAGAAAGTAAGAAATCTTCCACTTCTCCTTCTGATAGATCCCCGAACAACCTCTGCTCATCACCAGGGTCTCAATCAGAAATGGAGAAGCATCTGTTTCAGTACAAGATTTTTTGGACTTCACACTCAAAGCTGCAAGTCCCTCTGGGCTGAATAATGAAATGGATGTTTTCTCATTCATGTGATGTCAAATGAAACTGGGACTACAAATTACAGCCCctttgattctgtgtgtgtattttccgTTCTTTGTAGTGTGCTTGTATAACTTTCATTTGTTCTTTGATGCAACTATACAGAAGACAGAAGCTTTTCGTCTATTCAGCCTAGAGGTTTTGGGTCTGTTTTTcattgcttttcttttcctttttttattttttgataacATGTATTTTGGCTTTGGCTAATGATTGCTAAATCATGTTTGCTGGCCATGACAGAGCACCCTAGGCTGGTCATTTGTAAACAATGACAGCTGTTTGCTGTCAAGCAAAAttgaaatattattattttttcatactGTGATAAAAAGCCATTGGGCAAAATCATAAGCCATGAGAATAAAGTCTTTTTCAATGATTTTGGAGCTCTGAAGTTATGTTTTTATGACCAAAGAACATCCTTTTTATCTATCAAACATTAAAACCACGAGGTTTAACAGCTTCCCAGCTGCCTTCTCAGAGTATATACTGCAATTTTGTCAAACTTCTGTCCAGATGTAGAATTGCCACAGTGAAATCTCCTCTCTGATCTGATGTGTTTTGGGTTGAGAGGTCATTTTTCTCTGTGGGTGTTGCATTGATCCAGTCCTAAGTAAACATCCCAGGCCAGTCATGTGATCCGGCCTCACATGTCATGTTGCTTTGTGACCCGACAGCGTGGGTCGCTACCAGGACCGCTGTGGGTCAGTAGTGGGATGTGGGTGAATATCAAAATGTTAGATAGTTAGTTTTTTATGAAATGGGTCCAGCTGGGTCTATCGCTGCCCCAAAACTATGgaattctcttcctcccaccatccGATTCTCCCCCACTATTGGGATCTTCAAGAGTCATCTTAAAACACACTTCTACTCATTAGCTTTTAACTGTGCCTAACTTAACTAGCTCAGGTATTTTTCCTGAAGTCTCTGTAGGTCTGTGTTGTCACTTTGGGCTCTGTGTGACCATGTGCcttcactattattattattattattattatcattattatttatcatcactgatttttctcctcttctattgtgtttgtttccttcttttgtttttgttttcctctgtgtgtgttgtaaagcactttggatcaactgtgttgtgtgtaaagtatatataaataaagttgagttgagttgagctGATTCAATGCTATGTGGTGCTGCTGTGCATGGATATTGCAGCTGAAGGGGACAAGAGGTTGCATAATGGCATTGCTACAGCAACAATGACATGATATTCAATTCATTCTGTTATCTTGAAAATGTTATATTACATCTTGACCACTAGGATTATGTTGAGAATAAATCAAAACCAACATCATCAGCAATTACCATCATAtccaaaaggagagagaagtcAAATCCTACTGCTCTTACACAAAATGGCATCATAAAAGATTAGCTCAAGAATGGCCCACAGGGGGCATCCATTAACACTAAATAATAAAATGCTTCAATGGGCTGTGATTCAATCACATCAAACAGAGAATGTTGTGTAGTGTAATAACACTGAAAAGTGAAGTTGCAGTTAATAGGCCTCCATTTCAAGCAAAGAATACTTTATATAAGATAATCTTCGTGGTTTCACAGCTTGGCCAGTGAGTGACACGTGGATAAtgatagtatagtataatgaGTATAGTGTGTAAATTGGTCTgaaaaatacagtgtgtgttatCATTAATGCATCTATCATCTTTTACCATTCTAGGAGCAAAATTCCACTAATCTGGGCCTGAGGTCAAACAGTTTTTATATAGTATATTAGTATAATCTCTGATCATGATGTCTGTGATCTGAATGTCCCTCATTGTCACTAGTAGTGTAAAGcccaaaattaaaatgacaTCTTGCATTTGATAGAAGTTGCAGTGAACTTTACACTCCACTGTGCCTGCCTTTATATAGCAACAAAATGGGATGTGGAACTATAACAGCTAAATTAAAACTTGCCACACAATGATTGCAGTGGGGGTATCAGGAACAACTTGTGTCTTATTCTTAAAATAATATGATAGGGAAAGTTATGTCACAGGCTAAGATATATTTCATACTATGATCACTATTTTCACATGTTGGATGTCCTTCTGACAGTTTGTGCTCATACTGTGAAGCTAAACCTTGATTCTTCtcaagaggaaataaaaatTAGTATACAAAAATAGTTTCCAATTCAATTTTTTATTGAACACATTCTCACACAGACATCCACACTCGCACACAAACCTTGGTTAGTGTATCAAACAcaaaatactgtacatgcacaatTTGCATAGGTGGTGTTGACATGTTTGCCATGCTTTTGACCCTCGCTCACTTTGGCAAAGATATTGGTTTGAATAGAGGCAAAGGATGCATTTGCATTGTGCATTGCTCTTCTCAGCTTAGACTGGTATAGTTTCTATTAGCTAAAATCTGTTACAAGCGCTGCTAGCTTTTGCCCAAGACTAGCATGACAGGTGGTTTGCTTCAGTCGGTGTTCTTTACTCAGAGGGCATGAACTGGTCCAGGTAGACCTTGATGTGGTTGATGCCGTCATCCAGGTAGGTGCCGATGTGGGGGCGCAGGTAGTGTCCGTACAGTCCCAGGCCGGTCATGCGGGCCTTCTCCACCAGGGGAGCAGCCTCCTGGACCACGCCACTGCACACAACAGTGAAGACAGACTTGTTGAAATAGTCACAGATGTAGAGGGATCCAGTACCTAGCTCACTTATTGGATTtatattttctacatttatttattttggacaTATCTTCAGTTAGAAATATTTAAGCATGCATTTTCCTTAGTTTTCAGTTAAAAGACCACAATATGTAACTTTAGCATTTAAGAAATTCCCTGAAACTGACagtcaaacaaatcaacaaaaaacaaaaaacccttCATTGCAGGGTTGGTTTGTGTCTGGTATTGTTGGCGAACACTCACGTGGCGATCTTGACGGCGGACTGGAACTCGGGCTTGGCCTGCAGATCCTCGATGTAGGTCTTGCCGGCCTGTCCCTGTTCGCTCTCGTTAATTTTATCCATAATgggtgcagcagcagcctgaatCTTGGAGTAGGCATTCAGCAGCCTCTTGTAGAACACACTCTTCATCGCCTCATACTTCTCCACGAGCTCCGTCTCCGGCATGGGAACCTCACACAGGCTCATGGAGACTGGAGCAGACAAGACAGAATGAAATAAGAGAGGAAGAATTGTTATATTAGAACCAGTGGTATTATATCAAAATAAATATCTATCAAGAACAAATGTGTCATAACGAATGTTAATTTGAAAGAATTATCTATGTAACTTCATGCTTTGGTATTACAGGATTTAGTTTGTGTGTCAATGTGCCTACTTGGCCAAAGGCCATAGATAAGCAGCTTTTCAAACCTTGTCTTCTCACTCTAGATAGCTGTGCAGAAAGTTAGTTTGCTTTGATCAGTATTCTCAGTGTAAAATGTTGTCTGCTGGCTCACTCTCATTTAAAAGTCTATCAGTTTTTTGGCTCTGTATCAACCAGAGAATGTTATGCAGTATAGGTTACATAGTATAGAATAGTATACAGTATAGTCAGTCATGATTTGCCCCCAAATGCTGCTATGTCCGTTATTAGATAAATGCATGTTACTGCAATTGAAAAAGTTAACTTTAATCATTTTCTCAACCGGAAAAGCAAATAGCCAACGCAAAATGAATTGCATTTTCATTCAAAATTAATGAATCAATTCTGAATCCTCCACAGTAAGTCATTGTACAAATGCAGTCACATAGTTCAGCTTTAGTTCAAATCACTAAGTCCATGCATTGTAATTGTTTGGCTTTCAGTTCTCTTTGATGTGTAGACTTACCCTGCAGAGCGAGGATCAGCGCCAAGGCATATTTTCCATTCATGTctgaaacaaaaaaggaaaaaaatcaaaattgaaCTATCCGTATGATGAATGGGTCATTTATAAATGTGTTTGGTTTGAATATCATTTCCATATTTTGACATTGTAACCTGAAGAGGGAAAATGTAGGCACgccaaatgcaaaaataaaacca
The Centroberyx gerrardi isolate f3 chromosome 12, fCenGer3.hap1.cur.20231027, whole genome shotgun sequence genome window above contains:
- the apoa2 gene encoding apolipoprotein A-II; translation: MNGKYALALILALQVSMSLCEVPMPETELVEKYEAMKSVFYKRLLNAYSKIQAAAAPIMDKINESEQGQAGKTYIEDLQAKPEFQSAVKIATGVVQEAAPLVEKARMTGLGLYGHYLRPHIGTYLDDGINHIKVYLDQFMPSE
- the apoc2 gene encoding apolipoprotein C-II gives rise to the protein MNKLLVITVLVALLALSAESFRVPRQAAAEEEEGTLARITDTVKSYYEQSVNTASNYLESIKGMKLEEKAKNLFEETTKAVSTYTGILQDQLYHIFYPQN
- the LOC139918946 gene encoding trypsinogen-like protein 3 encodes the protein MRILLLVIALGLTGAAPVEDDKVCQPHSRPWQVNLHGGGATCSGALINKWWIVTSGCGFQASPYHTVASLGEHDLTVEEGTEQHIQVADVIRHSPYRSPLHSLTMVRLAEPARLTRFVQPLPLPTRCPQPGEKCHVSGWGSTIPNHSEPRQYLKCITAPVVDDQTCMNTFPEYLFWSEGMFCAGQANTDNCMADGGSVVECDGQLQGLLWFRHGCSDPADPTVYTKLCRYNSWIDSVMDRYASITLPPTTSEEML